The Halomonas denitrificans genome window below encodes:
- the cadA gene encoding cadmium-translocating P-type ATPase, which produces MHPEVREPGPGDCPLCGMALEPDTVSLEPEDTSELDDMTRRMWVGVVLSVPILFLAMGGMVPGVDMNALVPHGIRVWIELALATPVVLWCGWPFLVRGVKSIRQRSPNMFTLIALGVSVAYVYSVVAAAAPGLFPASFRGESGQVGVYFEAAAVIVTLVLLGQVMELRARSTTNAAIRGLLELAPNTARRVDEHGNEEDVPLDQVEVGDRLRVRPGEKVPVDGTVVEGRSSIDESMLTGESVPVEKSAGDEVIGATVNGTGSLIVAAGRVGQDSMLNQIVQLVAKASRSRAPIQGVADRVAAWFVPAVVLVAVLAFIAWAIWGPAPSMAYALINAVAVLIIACPCALGLATPMSILVASGKGASMGVLFRDAEAIQTLREVDTLIVDKTGTLTEGRPKLTEVEAGDGFDEQTVLRIAAALERGSEHPLAEAIVDGARDQHLEPLDVEDFDSVTGQGVTGRVDGKTVALGNRALMDGSGIDVEALAERAESLRGLGRTAMFLAVDGRAAGLVAVADPIKNTTPEAIRALHGDGLAIVMLTGDSETTARAVAEKLGIDQVFADVRPEQKAEHVERLQAEGRFVAMAGDGINDAPALARARVGIAMGTGTDIAMESAGVTLVKGDLTGIVRARRLSEATMKNIKQNLFFAFAYNSLGVPIAAGVLYPFFGLLLSPMIAAAAMAFSSVSVIGNALRLRRSDL; this is translated from the coding sequence ATGCACCCGGAAGTCCGCGAGCCCGGTCCCGGGGATTGCCCGCTGTGCGGCATGGCGCTGGAGCCGGACACGGTATCGCTGGAACCGGAGGACACCTCCGAACTCGACGACATGACCCGGCGGATGTGGGTTGGCGTCGTGCTGTCGGTGCCGATCCTGTTCCTGGCCATGGGCGGCATGGTGCCGGGCGTCGACATGAATGCACTGGTTCCGCACGGCATCCGGGTCTGGATCGAGTTGGCGCTGGCCACGCCCGTGGTCCTGTGGTGCGGCTGGCCGTTCCTCGTCCGCGGGGTGAAATCGATCCGGCAGCGCTCGCCGAACATGTTCACGCTGATCGCGCTGGGGGTGTCCGTCGCCTACGTCTACAGCGTCGTCGCCGCCGCGGCCCCGGGGCTCTTTCCGGCCTCCTTCCGGGGCGAGTCCGGCCAGGTCGGCGTCTACTTCGAAGCCGCCGCGGTGATCGTCACGTTGGTGCTGCTCGGCCAGGTGATGGAGTTGCGGGCGCGCTCGACGACCAACGCCGCGATCCGCGGCCTGCTCGAGCTGGCGCCGAACACTGCGCGCCGGGTCGACGAACACGGCAACGAAGAGGACGTGCCGCTCGACCAGGTCGAGGTCGGCGACCGGCTGCGCGTGCGTCCCGGTGAGAAGGTGCCGGTCGACGGGACGGTGGTCGAGGGCCGCTCCTCGATCGACGAGTCGATGCTGACCGGCGAGTCGGTGCCGGTCGAGAAGTCAGCCGGCGACGAGGTGATTGGCGCGACGGTCAACGGCACCGGATCGCTGATCGTCGCGGCCGGAAGGGTCGGCCAGGACAGCATGCTGAACCAGATCGTGCAGCTGGTCGCCAAGGCCAGTCGCTCGCGCGCACCAATTCAGGGCGTGGCCGACCGGGTCGCCGCCTGGTTCGTGCCCGCCGTCGTGCTGGTCGCCGTGCTCGCGTTCATCGCCTGGGCGATCTGGGGGCCCGCGCCGTCGATGGCCTACGCACTGATCAACGCCGTCGCCGTGCTGATCATCGCCTGCCCCTGCGCGCTGGGGCTCGCCACGCCAATGTCGATCCTGGTGGCCAGCGGCAAGGGCGCCTCCATGGGCGTGCTGTTCCGCGACGCCGAGGCAATCCAGACGCTGCGCGAGGTCGATACGCTGATCGTCGACAAGACCGGGACCCTGACCGAGGGTCGGCCGAAGCTGACCGAGGTCGAGGCCGGCGACGGGTTCGACGAACAGACTGTCCTCCGGATCGCCGCCGCGCTGGAACGCGGCAGCGAGCACCCACTGGCCGAGGCCATTGTGGATGGCGCACGCGACCAGCATCTCGAGCCGCTTGACGTCGAGGACTTCGACTCGGTGACCGGCCAGGGCGTGACCGGCCGCGTCGACGGCAAGACCGTCGCGCTGGGCAACCGGGCGCTGATGGATGGATCCGGCATCGACGTCGAGGCGCTGGCCGAGCGTGCGGAATCGCTTCGGGGACTGGGCCGGACCGCCATGTTCCTCGCCGTCGACGGCCGGGCTGCCGGACTGGTCGCGGTCGCCGACCCGATCAAGAACACGACGCCGGAGGCCATCCGAGCGCTGCACGGCGACGGGCTCGCGATCGTGATGCTGACCGGCGACAGCGAGACCACGGCGCGGGCCGTGGCCGAGAAGCTCGGTATCGACCAGGTGTTCGCCGACGTCCGGCCCGAGCAGAAGGCCGAGCACGTCGAGCGGCTGCAGGCCGAGGGCCGCTTCGTGGCCATGGCCGGCGATGGCATCAACGATGCGCCGGCGCTGGCGCGCGCCCGGGTCGGCATCGCGATGGGCACCGGCACCGATATCGCGATGGAGTCGGCCGGCGTCACCCTGGTCAAGGGCGACCTGACCGGCATCGTCCGCGCCCGCCGACTCAGCGAGGCCACGATGAAGAACATCAAGCAGAACCTGTTCTTCGCCTTTGCCTACAACAGCCTCGGTGTACCGATCGCGGCCGGCGTACTGTACCCGTTCTTCGGCCTGCTGCTGTCGCCGATGATCGCCGCGGCAGCCATGGCGTTCAGTTCCGTTTCGGTCATCGGCAACGCATTGAGGCTTCGCCGAAGCGATCTCTGA
- a CDS encoding aminotransferase class IV encodes MTRNDGYRIWINGELVAENEAKVSVFDSGFVLGDGVWEGVRVVGGRPAFLAAHIDRLMEGAKALFMAGIPDRSALVDAVQRVIAGNGLVDDAHLRIMLTRGVRREPYQDPRLVAGGPTLVIIPGHHPVTEAARTTPLDLFTVHVRRGAPDVQDPGLNSHSKLNCILACIQGAVAGADEALMLDPDGFVATCNSTHFFIVRNGTVMTSDGRYCLGGITRGHVLELCAAHDIPHAATTFTLTDVYAADEAFVTGTLSGLKPVGVVDGRTIGSGKRGPVTERLQQLYAELLDKEAAA; translated from the coding sequence ATGACGCGGAACGACGGCTACCGGATCTGGATCAACGGCGAACTCGTGGCGGAGAACGAGGCGAAGGTCTCGGTGTTCGACTCGGGCTTCGTGCTCGGCGACGGCGTCTGGGAGGGTGTGCGTGTGGTCGGCGGCCGGCCGGCCTTCCTGGCTGCGCACATCGACCGCCTGATGGAAGGCGCGAAGGCCCTGTTCATGGCCGGGATTCCGGATCGAAGCGCGCTGGTCGATGCGGTGCAGCGGGTGATCGCCGGAAACGGCCTGGTCGACGATGCCCATCTGCGGATCATGCTGACCCGTGGCGTGCGCCGTGAGCCGTACCAGGACCCGCGCCTGGTGGCCGGCGGGCCGACGCTGGTGATCATCCCCGGCCACCATCCCGTGACCGAGGCCGCACGGACGACGCCGCTGGACCTGTTTACCGTGCACGTGCGACGCGGCGCGCCGGACGTGCAGGACCCGGGCCTCAACAGCCACAGCAAGCTGAACTGCATCCTGGCCTGCATCCAGGGCGCGGTGGCCGGTGCCGACGAGGCGCTGATGCTCGACCCGGACGGTTTCGTCGCGACCTGCAACTCCACCCATTTCTTCATCGTCAGGAACGGCACCGTCATGACCTCCGACGGTCGCTATTGCCTCGGCGGCATCACCCGTGGTCACGTGCTCGAGCTGTGCGCGGCTCACGACATTCCGCATGCCGCGACCACCTTCACGTTGACCGACGTCTACGCGGCCGACGAGGCGTTCGTCACCGGCACGCTGTCGGGGCTCAAGCCGGTCGGCGTCGTCGATGGGCGCACCATCGGCAGCGGGAAACGGGGGCCGGTGACCGAGCGGTTGCAGCAGTTGTATGCCGAGTTGTTGGACAAGGAGGCAGCGGCATGA
- the queD gene encoding 6-carboxytetrahydropterin synthase QueD produces the protein MEIFKEFQVEAAHRLPNLPDTHKCSRLHGHSFRIAVHVSGEPGADTGWVMDFADIKRAFQPLFDRLDHHYLNEIEGLENPTSEVLARWVWHRLAPTLPGLSKVVVRETCTAGCVYAGD, from the coding sequence ATGGAGATCTTCAAGGAATTCCAGGTCGAGGCCGCCCACCGGCTGCCGAACCTGCCCGATACGCACAAGTGCTCGCGCCTGCACGGCCACTCGTTCAGGATCGCCGTCCACGTCTCGGGGGAACCCGGCGCGGACACCGGTTGGGTGATGGACTTCGCCGACATCAAGCGGGCGTTCCAGCCGCTGTTCGACCGCCTCGATCACCACTACCTGAACGAGATCGAGGGGCTGGAAAACCCGACCAGCGAGGTGCTGGCCCGGTGGGTATGGCACCGCCTGGCGCCGACCCTGCCCGGCCTGTCGAAGGTCGTGGTACGTGAGACCTGCACCGCAGGCTGCGTCTACGCCGGCGACTGA
- a CDS encoding SGNH/GDSL hydrolase family protein: MNSFRFWMLFALALPAAIRTRRTAVRAEGAAGPVMGSIGSGPVFRLVGLGDSIIAGVGASTHARGLVGRAAEHLAEAHRRCVRWSVHGRSGATSASIRQQLMPDADLEQADAVVVSAGVNDLTRLSSPRRYGHDLGALLDAIERRAPDARIAVAGMPPLEHFPALPPSLQRAFGIRGRQFDDVIRNVAASRSRTVHVPIVVDDETAARRDAFSADGFHPSEASYVPFGRAAADALSGCFD; the protein is encoded by the coding sequence GTGAATTCGTTCCGGTTCTGGATGCTGTTCGCTCTGGCCCTGCCGGCCGCGATCCGGACGCGGCGTACGGCGGTCCGAGCCGAGGGGGCGGCCGGGCCGGTCATGGGCTCGATCGGGTCCGGACCGGTGTTCCGGCTGGTCGGGCTCGGCGATTCGATCATCGCCGGCGTCGGCGCCTCCACCCACGCGCGCGGCCTGGTCGGCCGGGCCGCCGAGCACCTGGCCGAGGCGCACCGACGCTGCGTGCGCTGGTCCGTGCACGGTCGAAGCGGCGCGACCAGCGCTTCGATTCGGCAGCAGCTGATGCCCGACGCAGACCTCGAGCAGGCCGACGCCGTCGTCGTCTCGGCCGGCGTCAACGACCTGACCCGACTGAGCAGTCCACGCCGGTATGGCCACGACCTGGGCGCCTTGCTCGATGCGATCGAGCGGCGAGCTCCCGATGCCCGCATCGCCGTGGCCGGCATGCCGCCACTGGAGCATTTTCCAGCGCTGCCGCCGTCACTTCAGCGGGCGTTCGGGATCCGCGGCCGCCAGTTCGATGATGTGATCCGGAACGTGGCGGCGTCCCGCAGCCGAACGGTCCACGTGCCCATCGTGGTCGATGACGAAACGGCCGCCCGGCGCGACGCCTTCTCCGCCGACGGCTTCCACCCCTCCGAGGCCAGCTACGTGCCCTTCGGCCGGGCCGCCGCCGATGCGCTGAGCGGATGCTTCGACTGA
- a CDS encoding sulfotransferase has product MTAKNPLRIAMWSGPRNISTAMMRAFENRPDTAVTDEPLYGAWLEASGESHPMADEIIEAMETDWRVVWRTLAGPVPASRAVWYQKHMTHHLLPPMLDAEWLGGFTHAFLIRDPRAVVASYLNKRDTVSDEAIGVPQQWALYRFVTQELGQDPPIIDSGEFLRDPEGHLRALCDRLGIEFTNRMLRWPEGPRETDGLWAPHWYDAVWRSTGFGPPPAEPPRLDGEAADVAACCVPSYERLFEKRLRPA; this is encoded by the coding sequence ATGACCGCGAAGAACCCACTCCGCATCGCCATGTGGTCCGGGCCGCGCAACATCTCCACGGCGATGATGCGCGCGTTCGAGAACCGGCCCGACACGGCCGTGACCGACGAACCGCTCTACGGCGCCTGGCTGGAGGCCAGCGGCGAGTCGCACCCGATGGCCGACGAGATCATCGAGGCGATGGAGACCGACTGGCGGGTCGTCTGGCGAACGCTGGCGGGCCCGGTGCCCGCCAGCCGGGCCGTCTGGTACCAGAAGCACATGACCCACCACCTGCTGCCGCCGATGCTCGACGCGGAATGGCTAGGCGGCTTCACCCACGCCTTCCTGATCCGCGATCCGCGGGCCGTGGTCGCGTCGTACCTGAACAAGCGCGACACGGTGTCCGACGAGGCGATCGGCGTCCCGCAGCAGTGGGCGCTGTACCGCTTCGTCACCCAGGAGCTGGGCCAGGACCCCCCGATCATCGACTCCGGCGAGTTCCTGCGCGACCCGGAAGGCCACCTTCGCGCGTTGTGCGACCGGCTGGGTATCGAGTTCACGAATCGCATGCTGCGCTGGCCCGAGGGTCCGCGCGAGACCGACGGCCTGTGGGCGCCGCACTGGTACGACGCGGTGTGGAGATCGACGGGCTTCGGCCCGCCGCCGGCCGAACCGCCGCGTCTCGACGGCGAAGCGGCCGACGTCGCGGCCTGCTGCGTGCCGAGCTACGAGCGTCTGTTCGAGAAGCGGCTGCGGCCGGCCTGA
- a CDS encoding serine/threonine-protein kinase, producing the protein MSNGPDDSALRELLDALERLQELADAERHATLDRMAATQPERAARLRALLDRQAEASRFFDGLERSLGRGLAAELDAAWAPGRRVGPYRLERLLATGGMGAVFLARKADGELKRPVALKLMPPGLLAGEARERIRRERDLLAELAHPNIAPLLDAGVDEEGQPWIAMEYIEGRRFDDWCRAHAADREACVDQLRVLAEAVAFAHRNLVVHGDLKPGNVMVDGQDRVRLLDFGVARMLDGSDPVSGARYMTEAYAAPELRDGRRPRPASDVFALGRMLENLIESTEPGRTRGTRELERIAARATAGAPDHRYESAGAFAEDLRRWRSKEPVSACGGGVAYRFLKRVQRHPWATAGLCAVAVLVLGFGVVSRFQAERFERERDSARQLAAFLEQVFISADPDRSPGQALTAKELLDRGREGLATESLEPSVQARFLSILGRTYQRLGDYEGAGQLLDRALTADTVSDDQRLDLMIERAETDRLSGAFAKAEAGYLEILERIRPGSRDRRARALSGLGRTLAQSGHPGEAISLLEEGLALTRSRDAEDAALLADRLNDYGSALYRLGRFDEAIASLEEAIPLRRRTDAEAGFTLGSPRTATLVSNLALMHYLQGRPERAEPLFREALAMRRSLLPPGHPDLAQTLSNLGLMLKDYGGIEEARSLLAEALAVRRAGLEPGHFRIAQAELNLGIATRESGDHASAADLLIGARDDLMAALGNDHLQVAVAHNEIGTLRLRQGDPVAAEREHRRALQIQRAGLPEGHPHLAWSLLGLGRALAAAGRAEEARRAIDEAVGIRRAHLPADDPLRRDAEQALAILESGRVESRPVPQPERLQEMR; encoded by the coding sequence ATGAGCAACGGTCCGGACGATTCGGCGCTGCGCGAACTGCTCGATGCGCTCGAGCGACTGCAAGAACTGGCGGACGCCGAACGTCATGCGACGCTGGACCGGATGGCCGCGACGCAGCCCGAACGCGCGGCGCGACTGCGCGCGCTGCTGGACCGGCAAGCGGAGGCGAGCCGATTCTTCGACGGTCTCGAGCGATCGCTGGGTCGTGGACTGGCGGCCGAACTGGACGCCGCCTGGGCGCCCGGCCGGCGGGTCGGGCCCTATCGGCTGGAACGCCTTCTGGCGACCGGCGGCATGGGTGCGGTGTTCCTTGCCCGCAAGGCCGACGGCGAGCTCAAGCGGCCCGTTGCGCTGAAACTGATGCCGCCGGGGCTGCTCGCGGGCGAGGCCAGGGAGCGGATTCGCAGGGAGCGCGACCTGCTCGCGGAGCTGGCCCACCCGAACATCGCGCCCCTGCTGGATGCAGGCGTGGACGAGGAAGGCCAACCCTGGATCGCGATGGAATACATCGAAGGCCGACGCTTCGATGACTGGTGCCGCGCGCATGCCGCCGACCGCGAGGCCTGCGTCGATCAGCTCCGAGTGCTGGCCGAGGCGGTTGCCTTCGCTCATCGCAATCTCGTCGTGCACGGCGACCTGAAGCCCGGCAACGTGATGGTCGATGGGCAGGACCGCGTTCGCCTGCTCGATTTCGGCGTTGCACGCATGCTGGACGGGTCCGATCCGGTGTCGGGCGCTCGCTACATGACCGAGGCCTATGCCGCTCCCGAGCTTCGTGACGGGCGGCGCCCGCGACCGGCCAGCGACGTGTTCGCGCTGGGCCGGATGCTCGAGAACCTGATCGAATCGACCGAGCCGGGCCGGACGCGAGGGACGCGGGAACTGGAGCGGATCGCGGCGCGGGCCACGGCCGGTGCGCCGGATCACCGCTATGAAAGCGCCGGCGCGTTCGCCGAAGACCTGCGGCGATGGCGCAGCAAGGAACCGGTGTCAGCGTGTGGGGGTGGCGTCGCCTATCGCTTCCTGAAGCGGGTCCAGCGGCACCCCTGGGCAACGGCCGGTCTGTGCGCCGTCGCGGTTCTGGTCCTCGGCTTCGGCGTCGTGTCCCGCTTCCAGGCCGAGCGCTTCGAACGCGAGCGCGACAGTGCACGACAACTTGCGGCCTTCCTCGAGCAGGTCTTCATCAGCGCCGATCCCGACCGCTCGCCCGGCCAGGCCCTCACGGCAAAGGAGTTGCTCGACCGCGGACGCGAGGGGCTGGCCACCGAGTCGCTTGAACCATCGGTGCAGGCTCGCTTCCTTTCGATTCTCGGTCGTACCTACCAGCGCCTGGGAGACTATGAAGGGGCCGGACAGCTGCTGGACCGGGCGCTGACCGCTGATACGGTTTCGGATGATCAGCGGCTGGACCTGATGATCGAACGCGCCGAGACCGACCGCTTGTCGGGCGCGTTCGCAAAGGCCGAGGCGGGGTACCTGGAGATCCTCGAGCGGATCCGCCCCGGGAGTCGCGATCGAAGAGCGCGTGCGCTGTCCGGCCTCGGCCGCACCCTGGCCCAGTCCGGCCACCCCGGCGAAGCCATTTCGCTATTGGAAGAGGGCCTGGCGCTGACCCGGTCGCGGGACGCGGAGGATGCCGCGCTGCTGGCCGACCGCCTGAACGATTACGGATCCGCGCTGTACCGCCTCGGCCGCTTCGACGAAGCGATCGCGTCCCTGGAAGAGGCCATTCCATTGCGCCGTCGGACCGACGCCGAGGCCGGCTTCACCCTTGGAAGTCCTCGAACCGCAACACTCGTCAGCAACCTGGCCTTGATGCACTACCTTCAGGGCCGGCCCGAGCGGGCCGAACCGCTGTTTCGCGAGGCGCTTGCGATGCGCAGGAGCCTGCTGCCCCCCGGTCATCCCGACCTCGCACAGACGCTCAGCAACCTCGGCCTGATGCTCAAGGACTACGGCGGGATCGAGGAGGCCCGGTCCCTCCTTGCCGAAGCACTGGCCGTTCGGCGAGCCGGGTTGGAACCGGGGCACTTCCGGATCGCACAGGCCGAGCTCAATCTCGGCATCGCGACGCGGGAGTCCGGCGATCATGCGTCTGCCGCAGATCTCCTTATCGGAGCGCGAGACGATCTGATGGCGGCCCTCGGTAACGACCATCTCCAGGTGGCCGTGGCACACAACGAGATCGGTACGCTCCGGCTCCGCCAGGGCGACCCGGTCGCTGCCGAGCGTGAGCATCGCCGGGCGCTGCAGATCCAGCGAGCGGGCCTGCCCGAGGGACATCCCCATCTGGCCTGGAGCCTGCTGGGGCTCGGCCGCGCGCTGGCGGCCGCCGGCCGCGCCGAGGAGGCCCGCCGCGCGATCGACGAAGCGGTGGGCATCCGTCGCGCCCACCTTCCCGCCGACGACCCGTTGAGGCGCGACGCGGAACAGGCATTGGCGATCCTGGAAAGCGGGCGCGTGGAGTCGCGGCCCGTCCCGCAACCGGAGCGGCTCCAGGAGATGCGTTGA
- a CDS encoding VOC family protein, with protein MDLGAFSISLAVADLAASRAFYEALGFEAVGGNADQNWLILRNGDHTIGLFQGMFERNMLTFNPGWTQQCETLESFTDVREIQRRLKAAGLEPAQEADESGSGPASFVVVDPDGNPVLVDQHVG; from the coding sequence ATGGATCTTGGAGCCTTCTCGATCAGCCTCGCCGTGGCCGACCTGGCCGCGTCGCGGGCGTTCTACGAGGCGCTGGGCTTCGAAGCGGTCGGCGGCAACGCGGACCAGAACTGGCTGATCCTCAGGAACGGCGATCACACCATCGGTTTGTTCCAGGGGATGTTCGAGCGCAACATGCTGACCTTCAACCCCGGCTGGACCCAGCAGTGCGAAACGCTGGAGTCGTTCACCGACGTGCGCGAGATCCAGAGGCGTCTGAAGGCGGCGGGCCTCGAACCGGCGCAGGAGGCGGATGAATCCGGCTCGGGCCCGGCCAGCTTCGTGGTCGTCGATCCGGACGGCAACCCGGTGCTGGTCGACCAGCACGTGGGCTGA
- a CDS encoding DUF11 domain-containing protein — protein sequence MTAIARPTRPLLPVLLALLHLPALHAGTLGESWFEYARIAMSGQEVNANFGTSIAMTGEWAVVGAPFDDNGPQDVGRIEFWQRVPGQGTWVRRDIVYPLGATSTDLFGEDVDIDGDFAVATARGLDWFDAEFAGAAIVLQRSGSSWSVDGQLVDPDGFAEFMGYADDVAIGGDTVAVAYNSATGGGLQRGKVDLFVNGPGWAHVQTIYGTVDGRRIPDDLDIEGDTLVFSDDSANGFLGEVYVYQRSGGTFSLAQTLAPQSPTPGSFGYELALKGDRLAVIAVDWIEIFERVAGTWQHLQSINVPGIRLGTANSNGETLAFSGDRIHAIRDGTGDVLSFLWDGSQYQPEADIVTPSEATNLASALGTRLLVGHPFESSGRGRVDVYQYALNTATSIDVSPSPSVSGSSTTISVTVASDSFTPMGRVFIERDDGGFLCTIAPLLGGSGSCTSPVGLPGDYELVARYDADLGFVDSVSAPFPHTVLPAPTTTTITSDSPDPSPGGTPIVVTYSVAAEEQRGSHPAGDPPPVPTGNVTVGDGVDSCVGTVADGQCTIVLNTPGNRNLVASYEGDSLFAASSSPPEPHAVVIAADLAIDKRQCSGLTRPEATHRFLLRISNNGPSTAESTEVVDELPFDMAFVQASPGCSETAGVVTCTLGDLVAGESVERVIEVLVSADPEPTMINSASVSSLIDDPSLGNNSDVTVTVRLDALLSADGFEFCGESP from the coding sequence ATGACCGCCATCGCCCGACCGACAAGACCGCTGCTGCCCGTCCTCCTGGCCCTGCTGCATCTTCCCGCGCTGCACGCCGGCACCCTGGGCGAATCGTGGTTCGAGTACGCGCGCATCGCGATGAGCGGCCAGGAGGTCAATGCCAACTTCGGGACGTCGATCGCGATGACCGGAGAATGGGCGGTCGTCGGCGCGCCCTTCGACGACAACGGGCCACAGGACGTCGGCCGCATCGAATTCTGGCAACGCGTTCCGGGCCAGGGCACCTGGGTCCGGCGCGACATCGTCTACCCCCTCGGGGCCACCAGCACCGACCTCTTCGGCGAGGATGTGGATATCGACGGCGACTTCGCCGTGGCCACGGCCAGGGGCCTGGATTGGTTCGACGCCGAGTTCGCCGGCGCAGCGATCGTGCTCCAGCGCAGCGGATCGTCGTGGAGCGTGGACGGTCAGCTCGTCGATCCGGACGGCTTCGCAGAGTTCATGGGGTACGCCGACGACGTCGCCATCGGAGGCGACACGGTCGCCGTCGCGTACAACAGCGCAACCGGGGGTGGACTGCAGCGCGGCAAGGTCGACCTGTTCGTCAACGGCCCCGGCTGGGCGCATGTCCAGACCATTTACGGCACCGTCGACGGCCGGCGAATCCCCGACGACCTCGACATCGAAGGCGACACGCTGGTCTTCAGCGACGACTCGGCCAACGGCTTTCTCGGAGAGGTCTACGTCTATCAGAGAAGCGGCGGCACGTTCTCGCTGGCCCAGACCCTGGCCCCGCAGAGCCCGACCCCGGGTTCGTTCGGTTACGAGCTGGCGCTGAAGGGCGACCGCCTGGCCGTCATCGCGGTCGACTGGATCGAGATCTTCGAGCGGGTCGCCGGCACCTGGCAGCACCTGCAGAGCATCAACGTGCCGGGCATCCGCCTCGGCACGGCCAATTCGAACGGGGAAACGCTGGCGTTCAGCGGCGACCGGATCCATGCGATTCGCGACGGCACCGGCGACGTGCTGTCGTTCCTCTGGGACGGCAGCCAGTACCAGCCCGAGGCCGATATCGTCACGCCCAGCGAAGCCACGAACCTGGCCTCGGCGCTCGGCACCAGGCTGCTGGTCGGCCATCCGTTCGAAAGCAGCGGGCGCGGCCGGGTCGACGTCTACCAGTACGCGCTCAATACCGCCACGTCGATCGACGTCAGCCCCTCGCCGTCGGTCAGTGGCAGCTCGACGACCATCTCCGTGACCGTTGCCTCCGATAGTTTCACGCCGATGGGGCGCGTGTTCATCGAGCGCGACGACGGCGGCTTCCTGTGCACCATCGCACCGCTGCTCGGCGGTTCCGGTTCCTGTACCAGCCCGGTCGGACTGCCCGGCGACTACGAACTCGTCGCCCGCTACGATGCGGACCTCGGCTTCGTCGACAGCGTGTCCGCGCCCTTCCCGCACACGGTGCTGCCGGCCCCGACCACCACGACCATCACCTCGGACTCGCCCGATCCATCGCCGGGCGGCACGCCGATCGTCGTGACCTACTCCGTCGCCGCCGAAGAACAGCGCGGAAGCCACCCCGCCGGCGATCCCCCGCCGGTGCCCACGGGCAACGTGACCGTCGGCGACGGCGTCGACAGCTGCGTCGGTACCGTCGCGGACGGCCAGTGCACGATCGTGCTGAACACGCCCGGCAACCGCAACCTGGTCGCCAGCTACGAAGGCGACAGCCTGTTCGCCGCCAGCAGCTCCCCGCCGGAGCCCCATGCGGTGGTCATCGCTGCCGACCTGGCGATCGACAAGCGCCAGTGCAGCGGCCTGACTCGGCCCGAGGCCACACACCGGTTCCTGCTGCGGATCTCCAACAACGGCCCCAGTACCGCCGAGTCCACCGAGGTGGTCGACGAACTTCCGTTCGACATGGCCTTCGTGCAAGCCTCACCGGGCTGTAGCGAAACGGCCGGCGTCGTGACCTGCACGCTCGGCGACCTGGTAGCGGGAGAATCGGTCGAGCGGGTGATCGAAGTTCTGGTCTCGGCCGATCCGGAGCCGACCATGATCAACTCGGCCAGCGTCAGCAGCCTGATCGACGACCCGAGCCTCGGCAACAACAGCGACGTGACCGTGACCGTTCGCCTGGATGCGCTGCTGAGCGCGGACGGCTTCGAGTTCTGCGGCGAGTCGCCCTGA